In Bradyrhizobium guangxiense, the following are encoded in one genomic region:
- a CDS encoding transporter substrate-binding domain-containing protein has protein sequence MVTRRDVASIVGLGAVTAAALATPAVAQTADPNESTFARIRRTKKMRIGAVGGGAPYYMKDLASGQWKGFYIDIAKGLADDMEAELEITETTWGNSVLDLQANKIDIFFGLNPTPKRALVVDFSVPVFNNAFAILCKKDFKPKSWAELNSPDIKIAVDQGSSHDQVVSRLTPKAQITRLKTADDATAALQTGRVDAQCLITMLSLTVLKKNPSLGQLVLPTPIFATTSNAGFRRETDKTWRDYVNTWIDFNKGLGFIRNAIITNMELVGVTEADIPPGVSL, from the coding sequence ATGGTTACACGTCGTGATGTTGCATCGATTGTCGGGCTCGGCGCCGTGACCGCGGCCGCGCTGGCCACCCCGGCCGTGGCCCAGACCGCCGATCCAAACGAATCGACCTTCGCCCGCATCCGCCGGACCAAGAAGATGCGGATCGGTGCCGTCGGCGGCGGCGCACCCTATTACATGAAGGATCTCGCCTCCGGCCAGTGGAAGGGTTTCTACATCGACATCGCCAAGGGCCTCGCCGACGACATGGAGGCCGAGCTCGAGATCACCGAGACCACCTGGGGCAATTCGGTGCTGGATCTCCAGGCCAACAAGATCGACATCTTCTTCGGCCTCAACCCGACCCCGAAGCGCGCGCTGGTGGTCGATTTCTCCGTGCCGGTCTTCAACAATGCCTTCGCCATCCTCTGCAAGAAGGATTTCAAGCCGAAGAGCTGGGCCGAGCTGAACTCGCCCGACATCAAGATCGCGGTCGACCAGGGCTCCTCGCATGACCAGGTCGTCAGCCGCCTGACGCCGAAGGCGCAGATCACGCGGCTGAAGACCGCGGACGATGCCACCGCCGCGCTGCAGACCGGCCGCGTCGACGCGCAGTGCCTGATCACCATGCTGTCGCTGACCGTGCTGAAGAAGAACCCGTCACTCGGCCAGCTGGTGCTGCCGACGCCGATCTTCGCCACCACCTCGAATGCCGGCTTCCGACGCGAAACCGACAAGACCTGGCGCGACTACGTCAACACCTGGATCGACTTCAACAAGGGTCTCGGCTTCATCCGCAACGCGATCATCACCAACATGGAGCTGGTGGGCGTGACGGAAGCGGACATTCCGCCGGGCGTGTCGCTGTAA
- a CDS encoding amino acid ABC transporter permease codes for MYQWDFGILWSYRWLFLNGLGVTVGFTIVIVVCGLLFGLLGAFGSLSRFKALRLVALAFIEAFRCTPILVQLIWFYYALPILAGVEMTPITASALALSLYGGSFYSEIIRGGIVSIDRGQSEAGAALGMTPVQTMRRIVLPQAIKRMIPALMNQSIIQFKNTSLVSVLAVPDLVYQSQVAAHDSYRPLETYTAVAVAYAAILIPLTIIVRRGEKRLAVSE; via the coding sequence ATGTATCAGTGGGACTTCGGCATCCTCTGGAGCTATCGCTGGCTCTTTCTCAACGGGCTTGGCGTCACCGTCGGTTTCACGATCGTCATCGTGGTGTGCGGACTGCTGTTCGGCCTGCTCGGGGCGTTCGGCAGCCTGTCGCGCTTCAAGGCGTTGCGCCTCGTCGCCCTCGCCTTCATCGAGGCGTTCCGCTGCACCCCGATCCTGGTGCAGCTGATCTGGTTCTATTACGCGCTGCCGATCCTCGCCGGCGTCGAGATGACGCCGATCACGGCCTCGGCGCTGGCGCTCTCGCTCTATGGCGGCTCGTTCTATTCGGAGATCATTCGCGGCGGCATCGTTTCGATCGACCGCGGCCAGTCCGAAGCCGGCGCCGCGCTCGGCATGACGCCTGTTCAGACCATGCGGCGCATCGTGCTGCCGCAGGCGATCAAGCGCATGATCCCGGCGCTGATGAACCAATCGATCATCCAGTTCAAGAACACGTCGCTGGTTTCGGTGCTGGCGGTGCCCGATCTCGTCTATCAGAGCCAGGTCGCCGCCCATGACAGCTACCGGCCACTGGAGACCTACACCGCGGTCGCGGTCGCCTATGCGGCAATCCTGATTCCGCTCACCATCATCGTCCGCCGCGGCGAGAAGCGACTGGCGGTGAGCGAATGA